A single Elaeis guineensis isolate ETL-2024a chromosome 15, EG11, whole genome shotgun sequence DNA region contains:
- the LOC105058606 gene encoding oligouridylate-binding protein 1B isoform X3, with translation MQPQRLKQQQALMQQALLQQQQQQQSLYHHPGLLAAPQIEPILSGNLPPGFDPSTCRSVYVGNIHLQVTEALLQEVFQSTGPVEGCKLIRKEKSSFGFVDYYDRRSAALAIVTLNGRQLFGQPIKVNWAYASGQREDTSGHYNIFVGDLSPEVTDSTLFACFSVYPSCSDARVMWDQKTGRSRGFGFVSFRNQQDAQSAINDLTGKWLGSRQIRCNWATKGANSNEDKQNLDSKSVVELTNGSGEDGQENTYEDGPENNPQYTTVYVGNLAHEVSQLDLHRLFHALDAGVIEEVRIQRDKGFGFVRYSNHAEAALAIQMGNGRILAGKPIKCSWGSKPTPPGTVSNPLPPPAAAPFPGISATDLLVYERSLALSKMGSSQALMHAQGQHALKQAAMGMGAGASQAIYDGGFQNVSAAQQLMYY, from the exons ATGCAGCCGCAAAGGCTCAAGCAGCAGCAGGCCTTGATGCAGCAAGCTCTtctccagcagcagcagcagcagcagtcccTTTATCACCACCCGGGCCTCTTGGCTGCCCCTCAG ATAGAGCCAATCCTAAGTGGAAATCTGCCTCCTGGATTTGATCCAAGTACATGCCGCAGTGT GTATGTTGGCAATATTCACCTTCAAGTCACCGAAGCACTTCTCCAAGAGGTTTTCCAGAGCACTGGTCCGGTTGAAGGATGCAAGCTCATTAGGAAAGaaaag TCATCCTTTGGCTTTGTTGACTACTATGACCGACGATCTGCTGCACTTGCAATTGTAACACTCAATGGGAGGCAGCT GTTTGGGCAACCTATTAAAGTTAATTGGGCATATGCCAGTGGTCAAAGAGAGGACACATCAG GGCATTATAACATCTTTGTTGGTGACCTTAGCCCTGAAGTCACAGATTCAACCCTATTTGCATGCTTCTCTGTATATCCCAGCTGCTC AGATGCTAGGGTTATGTGGGACCAAAAGACTGGCCGCTCAAGAGGGTTTGGTTTTGTTTCTTTCCGAAATCAACAG GATGCACAAAGTGCCATAAATGATTTAACTG GTAAGTGGCTTGGCAGTCGGCAGATCCGTTGCAACTGGGCTACAAAGGGAGCTAATTCTAATGAGGACAAACAAAATTTGGATTCTAAGAGTGTGGTGGAACTAACAAATGGATCAGGGG AAGATGGTCAAGAGAATACATATGAGGATGGTCCAGAGAATAACCCACAATACACAACTGTCTATGTGGGCAACCTTGCACATGAG GTTTCACAACTTGATCTCCACCGCCTTTTCCATGCCCTTGATGCTGGAGTGATTGAAGAGGTTCGAATACAACGGGATAAAGGTTTTGGTTTTGTGAGATACAGTAACCATGCGGAAGCTGCCCTGGCTATTCAGATGGGAAATGGACGAATTCTTGCTGGAAAGCCAATCAAG TGTTCATGGGGCAGCAAACCCACTCCACCCGGGACGGTCTcaaatccgttgccccctcctgCAGCAGCTCCCTTCCCTGGAATCTCAGCAACCGACCTCTTGGTCTATGAGCGTTCCCTGGCATTGAGTAAGATGGGTTCCAGCCAGGCATTGATGCATGCCCAGGGTCAGCATGCCCTGAAGCAAGCTGCAATGGGAATGGGTGCTGGAGCTAGCCAGGCGATCTATGATGGCGGGTTCCAGAACGTTAGTGCAGCACAACAGCTCATGTATTACTAG
- the LOC105058604 gene encoding LOW QUALITY PROTEIN: FCS-Like Zinc finger 13 (The sequence of the model RefSeq protein was modified relative to this genomic sequence to represent the inferred CDS: inserted 1 base in 1 codon) has protein sequence MIQISRPMIRKLPEPIDVGNWAFRHADAAPSPPSPLERNPLSPKGWKNRESDGIGLGIVAALEKTGGDGSKXLVVGAPTVITSPRTAGRRRGCVDVGELGCSGKCTATSVCCSNGGKGGEDLRWREMGHFCGSTHEVPEDARAYQIADFLSYCYLCRKRLHGKDIYMYRGEKAFCSFECRYRQIVSDEYQEKCGSEASKPSDVSSSPYTGGQLFFTGIVAA, from the exons ATGATCCAGATTTCCCGGCCAATGATCCGGAAGCTACCGGAGCCGATAGATGTCGGCAACTGGGCTTTCCGGCACGCCGATGCCGCCCCGAGCCCGCCGAGCCCACTGGAGCGCAACCCGCTGTCGCCCAAGGGGTGGAAGAATCGGGAATCGGATGGCATTGGGCTAGGCATCGTGGCGGCCCTCGAGAAGACCGGCGGCGATGGTTCGA AACTCGTCGTGGGTGCACCGACGGTGATTACTTCTCCGAGGACCGCCGGAAGACGGAGAGGGTGTGTGGATGTGGGTGAATTGGGGTGCAGTGGAAAGTGCACTGCTACAAGTGTGTGTTGTAGTAACGGAGGGAAAGGTGGTGAGGATTTGAGATGGAGGGAGATGGGTCACTTTTGTGGGTCAACTCACGAGGTTCCGGAAGATGCTCGGGCATACCAGATTGCCGATTTTCTCAGCTATTGCTATTTGTGTAGGAAGAGACTGCATGGCAAAGATATATACATGTACAG AGGGGAAAAGGCATTTTGTAGCTTCGAGTGCCGGTACCGGCAAATCGTAAGCGACGAGTACCAGGAAAAATGTGGATCAGAAGCTTCAAAGCCATCTGATGTCTCGAGCTCACCCTACACCGGTGGCCAGCTCTTTTTCACAGGCATCGTAGCGGCCTAG
- the LOC105058606 gene encoding oligouridylate-binding protein 1 isoform X2 has protein sequence MQPQRLKQQQALMQQALLQQQQQQQSLYHHPGLLAAPQIEPILSGNLPPGFDPSTCRSVYVGNIHLQVTEALLQEVFQSTGPVEGCKLIRKEKSSFGFVDYYDRRSAALAIVTLNGRQLFGQPIKVNWAYASGQREDTSGHYNIFVGDLSPEVTDSTLFACFSVYPSCSDARVMWDQKTGRSRGFGFVSFRNQQDAQSAINDLTGKWLGSRQIRCNWATKGANSNEDKQNLDSKSVVELTNGSGEDGQENTYEDGPENNPQYTTVYVGNLAHEVSQLDLHRLFHALDAGVIEEVRIQRDKGFGFVRYSNHAEAALAIQMGNGRILAGKPIKPFLVPFGGQEALAVLRLVDTCPIHDNSVHGAANPLHPGRSQIRCPLLQQLPSLESQQPTSWSMSVPWH, from the exons ATGCAGCCGCAAAGGCTCAAGCAGCAGCAGGCCTTGATGCAGCAAGCTCTtctccagcagcagcagcagcagcagtcccTTTATCACCACCCGGGCCTCTTGGCTGCCCCTCAG ATAGAGCCAATCCTAAGTGGAAATCTGCCTCCTGGATTTGATCCAAGTACATGCCGCAGTGT GTATGTTGGCAATATTCACCTTCAAGTCACCGAAGCACTTCTCCAAGAGGTTTTCCAGAGCACTGGTCCGGTTGAAGGATGCAAGCTCATTAGGAAAGaaaag TCATCCTTTGGCTTTGTTGACTACTATGACCGACGATCTGCTGCACTTGCAATTGTAACACTCAATGGGAGGCAGCT GTTTGGGCAACCTATTAAAGTTAATTGGGCATATGCCAGTGGTCAAAGAGAGGACACATCAG GGCATTATAACATCTTTGTTGGTGACCTTAGCCCTGAAGTCACAGATTCAACCCTATTTGCATGCTTCTCTGTATATCCCAGCTGCTC AGATGCTAGGGTTATGTGGGACCAAAAGACTGGCCGCTCAAGAGGGTTTGGTTTTGTTTCTTTCCGAAATCAACAG GATGCACAAAGTGCCATAAATGATTTAACTG GTAAGTGGCTTGGCAGTCGGCAGATCCGTTGCAACTGGGCTACAAAGGGAGCTAATTCTAATGAGGACAAACAAAATTTGGATTCTAAGAGTGTGGTGGAACTAACAAATGGATCAGGGG AAGATGGTCAAGAGAATACATATGAGGATGGTCCAGAGAATAACCCACAATACACAACTGTCTATGTGGGCAACCTTGCACATGAG GTTTCACAACTTGATCTCCACCGCCTTTTCCATGCCCTTGATGCTGGAGTGATTGAAGAGGTTCGAATACAACGGGATAAAGGTTTTGGTTTTGTGAGATACAGTAACCATGCGGAAGCTGCCCTGGCTATTCAGATGGGAAATGGACGAATTCTTGCTGGAAAGCCAATCAAG CCGTTTTTGGTTCCTTTTGGAGGTCAGGAAGCACTTGCCGTTCTAAGACTGGTTGATACATGCCCGATTCATGATAATAG TGTTCATGGGGCAGCAAACCCACTCCACCCGGGACGGTCTcaaatccgttgccccctcctgCAGCAGCTCCCTTCCCTGGAATCTCAGCAACCGACCTCTTGGTCTATGAGCGTTCCCTGGCATTGA
- the LOC105058606 gene encoding oligouridylate-binding protein 1B isoform X1: MQPQRLKQQQALMQQALLQQQQQQQSLYHHPGLLAAPQIEPILSGNLPPGFDPSTCRSVYVGNIHLQVTEALLQEVFQSTGPVEGCKLIRKEKSSFGFVDYYDRRSAALAIVTLNGRQLFGQPIKVNWAYASGQREDTSGHYNIFVGDLSPEVTDSTLFACFSVYPSCSDARVMWDQKTGRSRGFGFVSFRNQQDAQSAINDLTGKWLGSRQIRCNWATKGANSNEDKQNLDSKSVVELTNGSGDGQENTYEDGPENNPQYTTVYVGNLAHEVSQLDLHRLFHALDAGVIEEVRIQRDKGFGFVRYSNHAEAALAIQMGNGRILAGKPIKCSWGSKPTPPGTVSNPLPPPAAAPFPGISATDLLVYERSLALSKMGSSQALMHAQGQHALKQAAMGMGAGASQAIYDGGFQNVSAAQQLMYY, encoded by the exons ATGCAGCCGCAAAGGCTCAAGCAGCAGCAGGCCTTGATGCAGCAAGCTCTtctccagcagcagcagcagcagcagtcccTTTATCACCACCCGGGCCTCTTGGCTGCCCCTCAG ATAGAGCCAATCCTAAGTGGAAATCTGCCTCCTGGATTTGATCCAAGTACATGCCGCAGTGT GTATGTTGGCAATATTCACCTTCAAGTCACCGAAGCACTTCTCCAAGAGGTTTTCCAGAGCACTGGTCCGGTTGAAGGATGCAAGCTCATTAGGAAAGaaaag TCATCCTTTGGCTTTGTTGACTACTATGACCGACGATCTGCTGCACTTGCAATTGTAACACTCAATGGGAGGCAGCT GTTTGGGCAACCTATTAAAGTTAATTGGGCATATGCCAGTGGTCAAAGAGAGGACACATCAG GGCATTATAACATCTTTGTTGGTGACCTTAGCCCTGAAGTCACAGATTCAACCCTATTTGCATGCTTCTCTGTATATCCCAGCTGCTC AGATGCTAGGGTTATGTGGGACCAAAAGACTGGCCGCTCAAGAGGGTTTGGTTTTGTTTCTTTCCGAAATCAACAG GATGCACAAAGTGCCATAAATGATTTAACTG GTAAGTGGCTTGGCAGTCGGCAGATCCGTTGCAACTGGGCTACAAAGGGAGCTAATTCTAATGAGGACAAACAAAATTTGGATTCTAAGAGTGTGGTGGAACTAACAAATGGATCAGGGG ATGGTCAAGAGAATACATATGAGGATGGTCCAGAGAATAACCCACAATACACAACTGTCTATGTGGGCAACCTTGCACATGAG GTTTCACAACTTGATCTCCACCGCCTTTTCCATGCCCTTGATGCTGGAGTGATTGAAGAGGTTCGAATACAACGGGATAAAGGTTTTGGTTTTGTGAGATACAGTAACCATGCGGAAGCTGCCCTGGCTATTCAGATGGGAAATGGACGAATTCTTGCTGGAAAGCCAATCAAG TGTTCATGGGGCAGCAAACCCACTCCACCCGGGACGGTCTcaaatccgttgccccctcctgCAGCAGCTCCCTTCCCTGGAATCTCAGCAACCGACCTCTTGGTCTATGAGCGTTCCCTGGCATTGAGTAAGATGGGTTCCAGCCAGGCATTGATGCATGCCCAGGGTCAGCATGCCCTGAAGCAAGCTGCAATGGGAATGGGTGCTGGAGCTAGCCAGGCGATCTATGATGGCGGGTTCCAGAACGTTAGTGCAGCACAACAGCTCATGTATTACTAG